The genomic DNA AAAGCAATAAAAATGTATTGTTTATCAGTACATACGGAAGTGGTATTTACGTGTTTGAAAACAATAAACAGATTCAACATTTTAATTCAGACAATGGCTTGTCAGATAATGTGGTTTATTCCATGCAATTAATAAACAATGAATTGTGGTGCGGAACAGATGCCGGTATATCTATCTTACAAGATTTAAATACTAACCCAAAAATTGAAGTTATTTCGTCAAAAAACGGCCTGCCAGATAATATAGTAAGATGTATAAGTCCATTTTCGGCTGATAAACTTTTAATTGGAACGGAAGATTCGGGTATATGCCTCTATAATATCAATAAAAAAGAATTTGAACGAATTTTATTCTTTACTAATTGGGATAAGGGACCAATTACCAATTGCTTAATCAATAAAAACGGCGAAATAGTTTTTGCCACATCCAAAAAAGGACTCTTTTTATTTAAAAACGGTATTTTACATAATGAAGAATTTAAAAGTCAACTCAAAGCTACCAACTTCAATGCTTTGCATGTTGACCATTCAAATAGTATTTGGCTGAGCAGTGAAGTGGGTTTACATCAAATAATTCCGCGACGTTTTGAATTCATAAATTCAATAGCAGGAATACCGGATGAAAATATCCTTTCTGTTTTGTGTGATAATAATAATACCATTTGGGCAGGAACATCAAAAGGGTTAATTGAAATATTTAAGAATGAGGAAAATTACTTTCAATTCCGTAAGGTGAAGGATTTTCCGGAGGTTACCGTTTCCTCATCAGCGAGTCATAAAAACGGTGCTTTATATTTTGGCACCTATGAAAGCGGATTGGTAGTTATTAAGGATAAAAAGATAAAAATTTTTAATACCCGAACAAGTGATTTACCCAATGATAATGTTTCACACATTACTGTTACCGGCGACAAAATATTTATTTCAACCCTTGGAGCCGGATTAATTGTGTGTAAAATTGAAGATGATAAATTAATTGTTTTAAATCATTATAATGAAGAAAATGGACTGGTAAGTAATTATGTTTACTGCTCAATTTTAACCAAAAAAGGAGAGCTGTATATTGCTAGCGATGGTGGATTAGAATTATTAAAGGATGGGAAGTTTGAATTAATGAACACCAAATTAAAACTAAAGTCTAATATTATTTACTCACTTTGTGAGGATGAGTATCAAAATTTATGGGCCGTATCCAATTCTGATGGCGTATTAAAAATTGCAGAAAAATCTGTTACCGCTTTTGGTATAGAGAATGGTTTGCGCGATGAACAACCCGCACAAATAATTGCTTATGAAAAAACATTGTATTTGCTTCATCCTAAGGGAATAGACAAGTTGAATATTAATACCGGAAAAGTAAGCTATTATGATGTGTTGGATGGAGATCTTGAACCTAATTTAAATTCTATTTTGATTAACAACGGTCAAATGTTTTCTGCCACAAATAACGGTGTATTATGTTATCGCTTACAACAAAATGCCGGTGATACTTTAAAGCCGGGAGTTCAGATAAGTAAGTTTTTAATAAATTACAAGCAAAGTGCTTTGGATAGCGCAATGGTGTTAGATCATTCTCAGAAAAATTTAGCTTTTGAATTTACGGGAACCTGGTCAAGAAATCCAGATAAACTTAATTACCGTTTTAAATTGGCGGGTTATGACGAAGATTGGAAAACTTCAACTTTTTCGCAATTAATAAACTACAATAATTTAAACTCGGGTACATATACATTTGTTGTTCAATGTAAAAATGAGGAAGATATTTGGAGCAAGGAAGAGCAATTCAGTTTCCGCATATTAAAACCTATTTGGGAAGAACCTTGGTTTTGGGTGGTTAGCAGCATTACATTAATTGTTTCTATTTATTTATTGGTGAAATGGAGATTAAAAACTCTTCAAAAAGAAAATCAGTTATTGGAGGAAAAGGTTGCCCAACGTACACATGAAATTGAAAAACAAAGTGAAATAATTGCGGCGGCAAATAAAGAATTAGAACAATTATCCATTGTGGCTAGTAAAACATCAAACGTGGTGTTGATTTTAAATCCGAATGGTGATATTGAATATGTAAATGATGCCTTTGAGCGATTAAATAGAATTACCTTAAAAGAAATTCTTGAGAGAAAACTAAATATTTTAACTTCCAGTAATAATCCCCGAATTGCTGATTATGTAAAGGATGCCATTCAGAATAAGCGTTCTGTAAAATACGAGTCATTAAACGAAAAAGATCCTGCCAATAAAGTTTGGGAAGCCTCAACGCTTACTCCTATTTTTGATGAGAATAATGAAATAAAAAAATTAATTATTATTGATAGTGATATTACAGAGGCCAAGCATCAACAGAAAATTATTGAACAAAAAAATAAAGACATCACAGATAGTTTAGAATATGCCCGGAAAATCCAAACGGCTATACTTCCTTCAAAGTCAAAAATAGAAAAAAGCTTACCTCATTCTTTTGTATTTTATAAAACAAAGGATATCGTTAGCGGAGATTTTTACTGGTTTGCTGAAAAGGAAAGTTTCTGCATTATTGCTTCTGTTGATTGTACCGGCCATGGTGTTCCAGGGGCCTTTATGAGTTTGATTGGTTATAATATTTTGAATAAAATTGTGAATGAAAATAATGTAACCGACCCGGGTCAAATATTAAAGAATTTAAATTTAGGTGTGGTTGATGCCTTACATGCTAATCAGCAAAACAGCGATTCAAAGGATGGAATGGACGCTGCAATCTGTAAAATTTATTTTAATAAAAATAGGGTTGACTATGCAGGAGCTATGAGACCTATCTGGATTGTTAATGGCGAACAGTTGACCGAAATTAAGGCGGATAAAATACCAATCGGAACAAAGCAAGATGAAACTCATCCGGAAATTGATTACAAAACGCATCAGCTTACTCCTGACAAAGACGACGTGTTTTATATTTTCACCGATGGATATGCCGATCAATTTGGAGGCGAAAAGGGAAAGAAAATGGGAAGCGCCAGATTTAAAGAATTACTCATTAAAAATCATAAACTAGACTTTCAAACGCAAGGAAAAATTTTACTGGACAAACATTTAGAGTGGAAACAGGAAAACGAACAAGTTGACGATTTGTGTGTGATTGGATTTAAAAGAAGTTAAGCTTCAATTTTCAGCACTGCCAAAAATTTCA from Sphingobacteriaceae bacterium includes the following:
- a CDS encoding SpoIIE family protein phosphatase — protein: MCRTGLIFSFLIGITYSVHAQFAVKNHLNLLPKKNSPLYCISEDNNGCLWVGSKDGILKFDGKNNKVFGIKEGLNAGKITCLFHAYDHSVWVGNEKGKVYHITKEDKIDSLIFNGEPPDSKITGFKQSNKNVLFISTYGSGIYVFENNKQIQHFNSDNGLSDNVVYSMQLINNELWCGTDAGISILQDLNTNPKIEVISSKNGLPDNIVRCISPFSADKLLIGTEDSGICLYNINKKEFERILFFTNWDKGPITNCLINKNGEIVFATSKKGLFLFKNGILHNEEFKSQLKATNFNALHVDHSNSIWLSSEVGLHQIIPRRFEFINSIAGIPDENILSVLCDNNNTIWAGTSKGLIEIFKNEENYFQFRKVKDFPEVTVSSSASHKNGALYFGTYESGLVVIKDKKIKIFNTRTSDLPNDNVSHITVTGDKIFISTLGAGLIVCKIEDDKLIVLNHYNEENGLVSNYVYCSILTKKGELYIASDGGLELLKDGKFELMNTKLKLKSNIIYSLCEDEYQNLWAVSNSDGVLKIAEKSVTAFGIENGLRDEQPAQIIAYEKTLYLLHPKGIDKLNINTGKVSYYDVLDGDLEPNLNSILINNGQMFSATNNGVLCYRLQQNAGDTLKPGVQISKFLINYKQSALDSAMVLDHSQKNLAFEFTGTWSRNPDKLNYRFKLAGYDEDWKTSTFSQLINYNNLNSGTYTFVVQCKNEEDIWSKEEQFSFRILKPIWEEPWFWVVSSITLIVSIYLLVKWRLKTLQKENQLLEEKVAQRTHEIEKQSEIIAAANKELEQLSIVASKTSNVVLILNPNGDIEYVNDAFERLNRITLKEILERKLNILTSSNNPRIADYVKDAIQNKRSVKYESLNEKDPANKVWEASTLTPIFDENNEIKKLIIIDSDITEAKHQQKIIEQKNKDITDSLEYARKIQTAILPSKSKIEKSLPHSFVFYKTKDIVSGDFYWFAEKESFCIIASVDCTGHGVPGAFMSLIGYNILNKIVNENNVTDPGQILKNLNLGVVDALHANQQNSDSKDGMDAAICKIYFNKNRVDYAGAMRPIWIVNGEQLTEIKADKIPIGTKQDETHPEIDYKTHQLTPDKDDVFYIFTDGYADQFGGEKGKKMGSARFKELLIKNHKLDFQTQGKILLDKHLEWKQENEQVDDLCVIGFKRS